ACACAGTCTGAGTCCTGTTGTTATAGAGACCTCCTATGATTTCTTCTCTCTAAACTCTACTAGTGAATGCTAAACAATCTCCAACTCCTAAGCATGAAATTAGTTGGAAAATGGACTTAGGCATACCGCCAAATGAGAATTCACAGTAAAGAATTAAACAAAGAACACCAAAGCCCTCGAGCTCAACCCTCTTCAAGGAAAACATCTATAAAATCTACTACAGTTGGTACATAGAAACAACTAGACTCTATCCTCAGTGAAGGAGAGGTTGTGGTGAATTAGTCTTTTTCCTCCACATCTAGTGGACATGTTTTAAAGTTGCCAGTTTTTTGGGACAATATAGCTACTCTTAAATCCAATGTTACCCTAACACCAATCTCTAAAAAACCATGGTCAGTCTTCTTGCGGCTCCCAATTGAGGGCTTGGATAATACCTCTGATAAATTAGCTAATCAGCTTCCCAACATGGCTAGGTGTCTAATAGCTAGCCAATGGAAAAATACAGATTCCCCTTCCTGGCAGTGAATGCCCAAGAAATATGGTACCTCACCACTATGGAAAAATCTCTTATTAGCTGAACAATAAAACCTATAAATGCACCTATATATGTAGCCTATGGTATTGCTGCAATACCTCATCCCACCAAAATGTATCTACTAGCAGACTTTCAGACATTTTCTGGTAGTTTACATTTGCCCACTTCAATTTGCACTTGCTGTATaagatgtttttttcttcttttcactGTATATATCTTTTTTGGGGGACGGGGCTTGCCAGGCTCTCTGAGTTTGACCTCAATTGTTTGTCCCTTCCATCCCCTCCTTTCTTATTACATTTTACTATGGATCTTCATAGCACGCAGACATTGTTCCTGAAGTTCACATCTGCTACCTCCTTACTTTGTTAGTAACAATAACTTTGTTGTTAATTTTATAATTGTTAATTTAGTAATTGTTACCTTTATGTGTGTACCTAATGACTGTGATAGATGTGTTTTGTTATATTTGAAATCcaaaataaagttgttaaaaataaattatgatgattagAGCCCGGCTGACTTGTCATACAGGAACCCTCCCAGTTTCCCTGAACAATTAAAGCTGGGGTTTCTAAATTATCATGAACTAATATAACTaattcccgcctacaagacttctcctgtgctgctccgcacttatggaatttcctaccacccTCAATCAGACTTCCcaacaaccttcaaatctttagacactctttgaaaacccatctttttttagaggtgaccttatccacgataacactattcacactaatgcaccctcaccactgtcccaatctccactctgaaccacatttgttcctcttgtttcagctgtacccttttccacttagcatgtaagctctctaatgagcagtgtccttcataccctttgttttcatgtctgcaattattttgtcaaccttttatgtccctgttttatgtatgtactgttttccctacagtACGGCTGCTATCTacgatgaaaataataataataactattgtGAATTAATTTATGTGGGAGTCCCATAGCCACTTCTCATTGTTAAGGTTGTTCGTTTAGGAGATCGATTTGTTCAAGATAATTGCATTATAATGAGAAATGAAATAAGTGTATAACGGCGCTATGATTGTAGACTGCCATACATACAATTAGTGTGATTTGTTTTGGGAATGCTTTAGTAATTTTGATATTCACTTTAGTGATCTGCTTCAGTGTTATATTTATATGCACTTTGTAATTCATTATGAACAAATTAATATGGGAGTCTCGTAGCTGCCTTTATTGTTAGGGTGGTATGCATATCAGATTGATTTTCGTCTATAACGATAATGGTATTTTAATGAGAAGGTAAATCAGTGCACAATGTGATATACGAAATCATTGCAACGTGTTTGGAAATCCTTTAGTAATTTTGAGGCTCCGTTTAGTCCCCTGAGTGAGTCTGACACTCTTGGGATGGGTGTCTGTTTTAAACGATTATTTGGTACGGTGTGTTTAGTTTTATATGATCTAGAAGATGATACATCTTTTTCATATTTGCATATtgttatatgtgatatatatatatatatatatatatatatatatatatataaaatatatatatatatacatatatatatatatatatatatatatatatatatagatatatacacttcTATAAGTATGTTGCATTGATACAATGTATGTGGGTTTCTATATATgctctatatatacacattcgcGTATGGGAAAGGTGTGGCTTAAAGGAACCAATAGGGATTAACAGTCTTGATACACCTGATATACTGACTTGGGATAGCCTTATAGATATGTGTTTTAATTGTAAAATCAACCCCGCCCTATTACAAAACACTTTGAGGATCTGACTTGCAACACTTTTATTTTCATCATGCTCATGTTGCTGTGTGTCGGGAGCAGGACTTTGATTCAACACTAAAGTTTCAGAGAAACCGTTTTTACAATACACGCCTGTATACTTCTTGTACATACATAATCTGTTTTATACTTGGCTGAATAAATGGTCAAATGATTTTACATTATGGACACACCTCCTTGTTTTATTGATTTCTGGTGTTGGACATATTAAGTTtgaggtagcattgggacattcaGGTGGAGATGACAGAGAAAGAGTTGGACATGCAGGATAAGATAGATGTGGAGAGGTATATTTGAGTATCACCAGCCTAGAGCTGCCAGTGGAGGTTGAAGGAACAGatgagttcaccaagagaagagatgtagagagaGAAGTAGAACAGAATTTTGAGAGGCCTCTACAGAAAATGAGGAGGGGAGTCAGAATCAGAAGTAGAGACAATGACGGAGTGATCGGATATGatggaggcaaaccaggagaagACAGTACATTGAAAGCCAAATGAGTGAGGGTTGTCAAGCAGAAGAGGATGataaacagtgtcaaaagcagtggAGAGATTATCTAGAATGAGCAGAGAATAGTGACCCTTTGACTTACCTAAAAGTAAATCAGTGGTCACGTACATTTGGAACCAAATgtgtctaactctaaatgagctcCAATGTTTCTAATGACCAGTAAGAGCTTGTTTGCGAGAATGCAGCCCATATATTCACTTGGACTAGTAACATCACTGATATGCTATATCAGTCCATAAATTtgactgcttccactgtgtgaaGCTGAAATTGTGCTGCAGAGTATTCTGGCACTAAGTACAtacatgatattattattattattattattattattattattatttgtattattattactattattaataataagtaaACTATAATACAgtactctctctctctaactTTTTATTGAAAGGTCACATCAGCAACAAAGCATGTTTTAAACATAGTAATAACCCTGTTCTATTCACCGTAAAAGCTATATAATGAAACATTTTCTTCAAAGTAAGGTATTTTCTACTATAGCCTCTGTTCAAAGCAGTAATCTCCATTGATAAAATCGCAGTaaatttgctttttgttttttgctttttattaacGATTATTAAATTGTAAAATCCACCATGGTACATATGTGTAATGTTCCCATCTACAAATATAAGATGTGGTTGTCACACACTGCAACTCTCATTAGTTTCCTCTCAGTGGCAATAATGTTGGAAGTGCAACAATCACAGATGGGGTTCATTACCTGCAAGACGGGAAACAGTCAAAACATCTGCTAAATAGGCACAATTGGAGGGGAATATAGCCTGTGAAAACATACTATTGCATTTTTACTGTGCCAATGCAACATTTAACTTTAAATTTATGACTTTCACTTGCAATCATTGGGTGTGATTGATCAGAGCCTGTTATATATCTACAAGACTGTTCAGGCTGCAAAACATAATCAACTAAATTAGCATTTACAGCTGCGGTGTCAATATTTACCCACAATGCACGCAGCAGGCTTCATTGACATATTGTACAACAGGAAGAGTGTATCTAAGTTTGCAATGTATGGTTTTGCACTGTAGCTCAACTGTACCTTTTATAACAGTTATATTTCTGGATTGTATGTTAAATGTATCATTGGCAGAGCAGTCTGCCTCCACATGTCTTTAAAATACAATGCATATGCTTGTAAGATTTGGTATTTAAAGGTttagtgcggcggttcccaaactgtgagctcccaggggtgccgcggcgctgtcactggggtgccgcgagccagacataaaaaaaaaacaaagaacacataaacttaccaatccgccgggcgccgggacccagcagcctcctctctcccgcagcggggcacaggagagtgacagaggggcacaggagagtgacagcggggcagacagaggggcacaggagagtgacagcggggcagaggagagtgacagcggggcacaggagagtgacagcggagcagaggagagtgacagcggggcacaggagagttgcagcgaggcagacagaggggcacaggagagtgacagcggggcagacagaggggcacaggagagtgacagtggggcacaggaaagtgacagaggggcacaggagagtgacagcggggcagacagaggggcagaggagagtgacagtggggcacaggagagtgacagcagggcacaggagaatgacagcggagcagaggagagtgacagaggggcacaggagagtgacagaggggcacaggagagtgacagaggggcagacagaggggcagaggagagtgacagcggggcacaggagagtgacagcagagcagagcagaggagagtgacagaggggcacaggagagtgacagcggggcacaggagagtgacagcggggcacaggagagtgacagaggggcacaggagagtgacagcagggcacaggagagtgacagcggggcagacagaggggcacaggagagtgacagcggggcacaggagagtgacagcggggcagtggagggggacacagcgtgagaggggcagtggagagggacacagcgtgagaggggcagtggaggggggacagggtgacagggggcagtgtgagagagggcagtgtgtctggatgcagagggggcagtgtgtctggattcagagggggcagtgtgtctggatgcagagtgtctggatgcagagggggcagtgtgtctggatgcagagggggcagtgtgtctggatgcagagggggcatttttgcatacaactaaataagtatttctgtcctgacctaaatacttattataattttttgacccaactacttctaaaacaggactgctcaataattattttggagaggtgccttgaaaaaatttggagactctaaaggtgccgcaaactgcaaaagtttgggaaccactggtttagtgtAAAACCACAATTAAGGTGGCCAGATTTTCCAAACCAGGCACTTATGAAAGAAACATGGCAATAGTTCGGAATGCTTCATCCTTAGCTTTTCATAGAGTGTTACACAGGTCAATCAGCAAGGCAGGAATCAACatcaatataataaacatataccCCAATGAGGATCGAGGACTTTTCCGAACAGGTAttgaatctaatatataaattgaAAGTGACCATGGTACTCATGGCACAAGGAAATATGGTAAGCTTTCCTGAAGATATGTATTTTCAGGGTGATCTTAAAACTCTGAAGGTCAGGGGTTAAGAAAATAGGGAAAAATAAAACTTGCCATGACATTGAAGTACTGAGGATAGTAGGCAAGGGTGCATGGTATATCATAGATTATGACTAGACAGATACATAGAGGTGATGTAGAATGGTGCAACCTTTATGAGGATGACTGAAGTGGTACAAATGTGGTTAATATAAGGCCACTTATCAGAAGGTTACAATAATTAGGATGGGAACTGATGAGTgcagaaattagtgttattgaagtgaTATTAATGAACTATTGATTACAATTGCACCCTGACAGACATTTCAAATTTAGAATGTGTTGGGACTATTTTTCAGCAAAGTAGCTTAATATGCACCTGGACTGATATTTTCAATTATCAGTCACAAGGCTATCAGTCGCAGGCATTTCTGTTAAAACATAAATGTCAATGTATTTCGCCTGTGGGCAGGTGATGACATTATGTCATTGTCATTAACTTTGTGTGGTTACAATGATCTACAATTCCCAAGCAGCCCTTTACATAAGAGGAGGCTAGTAGGTAAAATTATCCTAGTGGTAAACCAAACTTGCGTAGGCATATGCATTTTTTGGGATTCACAGAATACTGTACATTGTATTCAAATCTCCATTTTAGACAGCACTTTATTCCCTGTGATCGGAGCTATACCCTGATGCTAGTCATTAGTATGTAATAATGTTATATGGAAAGCTTACCTGTTTGCAAGAGGAGAGGTCTGTCTTCATGACTAGCCAGGGGAGATATGAACAGAGGGTCCTTATCCATCAACCTATTCCAATCTAATTCTGCTTGATGACTAAGAACAGTTTACCCCTCTTCCCAGACTGGCTGTCCTGCTCACGTCACCCACTAGGATAAATCTAGTATTTTAAGTAGTAATTTGATTTTATGGCAGTGGTGAAAATTGACTCTATATAAAGAGCAAATGttgaatctgtgtgtgtgtgtgtgtgtgtgtgtgtgtgtgtgtgtgtgtgtgtgtgtgtgtgtgtgtgtgtgtgtgtgtgtgtgtgtgtgtgtgtgcgtgtacgtacgtacgtacgtacgtacgtgcgtgcgtgcgtgcgtgtgcaTCCACTACCCTTACATGATTGTATCTTCTCTTGTAAGATAACTATTCTTAAAGTCATCTATACCTGATGTATTTCCATGACCTACAGATAACAGGTAACACTTTACCTCATCCCCGGGTCCTGTGTTGAGCCCAGTGTCCTGAGTCAATGTTCTGTCTGCTACCCTGCAGTCCAGACCCAAAATGTGGAATGTGGGTGGCAGAGAGTGATAGGCACACTTTAGTTCAGCTTTGTACGCTACCTCCTATCTTctcacaaataaaatacagttataaTTTGAGAAGTCAGTGGGAACTTACATAGTGCTGAAGAGGCTTATCTTCAAACCTAGAGCAGCTCTATTTAGTAGATATAGAAACACCATCTCAGCTCAGCTGCTGGACCACGTGAGTTCATCGGTCATTGTTGTTGCCTTGTCTGTTCCTCGCTTGGGGATCACTGCTGCCTCCTTGGTGGGAGCAGCTGCTGTCGAACATAGGTAACAAATGTCCTGGCTCGGTTTCCAGCAGCGAGCATGATGCTATATAAAAATACCAGTTTACACATATCTACTCCAAGCAGGCGGATAACCACAAGAGTGCCCATGCTTCAAGAAACTGACAGCCTTCTCTCTCAAAACAGAAGAGGAAGGATGTTCGGTTAAGATAAATGATGTTATAGCTGTCAGCAGCTGACTGTTTTAAAGTATCTACAATGATTGGTTTGTGTTTCATGTCTCCACCACatgctgtctctcctcattccaaccatgCCAGACCCCTGATGTCTGCCAAGCTAGTCAATGgctgctttattttaaactgctgataatgctgctgccttacaattgtcacacacactttccccaccagcatGTGTAACATGTGTTCACCAAGCTACATCTCTGATTGAAACTCACTTACGTTATCTTTGCCTTCGGTTTCATGTCATTGTCTGTAATTTGTTATATGCCATCATTTCCTCAATGTTCAGCACTGTGTAGTAAgttagcactttataaataaaggataataataaaaattaagtgGTATGAGGAACCCGCCACAGAGCACCCAGATAAAAACTATTATAGTTGCTGATGAAGGAGCCTGGTAACAGCAATACTCTCCTAGAACTGTGGGCACCGCGGTTTGCAGTTGGCACCTATAATCGGTACGTGTCTGCTGGCCATGTAGCACCAGTAGGAGTAGTCAGGAGCTCCAAAACAAAGCTATAAAACCAACCTCGACTGGGTGGAAAGTAAACCCATCCTGTTTTGCTGGGATTTTCATAAGAATTAGATTTTACCTCTTTAATTTCCATATTGTTCAGCTTAACACTGCAGCTGTGTTGTAGACtatggggctgattcatcaaggagtgTATCTGCTGTTTTTGTGCATATGGTATGCAAAAttaatctgcgcatgcccagaaccagaccattcgtaagtaaacacagcaacattcaattcatctactTACACAAAGGATACTGACTACAGGCTACGATTTATGGGAGGGAACGGGGCGAGGAAAGATACAATGTAAAGTAAGAGTGTGCCACATCTGATTCATGCCTTGGGCATCACAAAGTTACTTGTCTTTCTGccacatctcttgctccagctacaaggacagtctaagtcctgagtactagtgatgacagtctcgtatgcatgctattatatgtgtttgtaatgaggagcaactgtataaaaaatgttttattttaacttttatcattaatgcttttattattaacaagtgacattaattgaataggtttttttttgtgtgttcttttgcaaatgtatattccacataaacATAGGACGTATccggcagtgtcttgtgtagtacagcagagcagacctacacccaattagtggcattatataaattaataaatgatgatgatgatgatgatgatgaattcatcaccacacgtgTCTTCAAATCCGCTTCCTTGTTGAACTCGGGAGTACACAGAGCCGaattacgtgcgtttttaaaCAAACACGTGTTGCGTTCAGTGAGCCTAATTCATTAAATAaactgcaccttggcaaagccatgttgcattggagggggaggtaaatttataatgtggggacagatttatagttggggtagggcatgtcctagatcaactttaggggctagatttactatcaggcgtgtttgtaaatccgccgactttcggcggatttggcggcggtttagccatcgccggatttactaaggctaaacccgccgtccaaacgggcaaaaatgatgtttccaaacccgcctctgtatacatcgccatgacggtttcaacaatgttcaacatacaaacagccggatttactattagggggtttataaagccgccggaaaaccgccattcaaaagaccaaaatgaaagcgctgcttgtgagcggcgtgatggttcaaacagtgtgctgtttcaggtattttgccaatcagaccataagagaaaggcctatttcatgtccaatgacccattaggactgtgtatagaaaatgggcaaagtgtcatgaaatttcaggctactgtttttttttttttccattattttttcacccagtatgattgcatagtaaaatctcatttcacctttccttttctagttgttttgtactttccaaaaaaccactagaatactgttgcctcaaagaaactaggatgggaattgttgcattacatagttaacccttattttaatgctaatgcaatccacatgtgaaaaatgttttttctgcctgaagcaatcacagacaatcaccgtctattgcccagcagttaatcatgatgcttacaaaaagggcccctcattatttggcaggtgtgggtttgttggagaatggcttttgcaggtaatgtggtgcattcttgccagtgtatgtttgcagctttttacctgatggaggcagaaaggcgccaggaggaggaggatgaacagcagttggcatctgttccgcggagcctgcaaagaccccgcactccacgtgcattttcagtgcgtttgaatctggagtctttggctgatgtggaggtagtacaaatgtttcgcctcaatcgtactaacctcatggcactgtatgagcaagtgaaggatgatttggagcctacaaccagccgctctaatgcagtgtcaggactacacaaactactgtgtgcagttcactttttggcaacaggttcctttcaatctgtgtcctccagagtgattggcataacgcagccgacattttcaaggcattttggacaggttttaggtgcccttaaaagagtgtgccctagctatatcagcttccccagccaggagtcacagtggcatgagctcaagggagctttctatagggtcgcaggtatccctaatgtaatgggtgcaatagattgcactcatattgccctgagaccacctcaccacagggcagaggtttttgttaatcgccatcattaccactccctgaatgtgcaggttgtctgcgatgctaaccagcgtatattgagtgttgttgcaggctatcctgggtcatgtcatgatgcctttatcctgagacagtctaccctttatgccaaatttgaaagtggtgaaatgccggagggatggcttttgggtatgtactttgcatgttttatatatcccttatccttgctcaaatggactcacatatgctaactgctgtacaacatgctcaaagtaaatgggagctaacattttacttttattgcaggagattcaggatatgggtgtcgctcctggctcatgactcctctgctgcatcctcagactcctgcacagcaccaatacaatgaggcacacataaccactagaggtatcatagaacgtacgtttggactcttgaaaaccaggttcaggtgccttgataaatctggtggggtgcttatgtatgcacctgaaaaggtatctgagattgtcctggcttgctgtctgctgcataacctggctttacatcaacttaccccaccgattattgcagtagacagtgaagaagaaggggtacgtgtcacatctggtgatgtgcagagcacagagggcggaagggagattagagaccgtctaattacaaactactttacgtgtaagtacatagtatgaaaaacattttttgctacaaaatgtgttttatgtgagtgcaattgtagtattttattttaaatgttttgtaaattggaacctttaaaaacaggatagtgtgtactcctcatgtggtaaatatgaacatccctggaatgtgacagtcagaggtcaatgtttaagtgaaattagtgcatagttgttaaaaaatcagtatactcttgtttaatgtgcagaaaagaaagactgacacaatagaaatttaactgcatttattgcagaacacaataaataataacgtataatggttatagaaacttgacaaaacattaatcaataagaaacattgtgctagcgttgcctttttgcaggcatatcactATGCTTGGtggcactctctcccctccctcgcccacccctggtgcgagcacctctccttggaggagtactctgtagagatgtggtaggagtactagcggcactggtggaggccgatgaaaaaggggccggcaagcgggcaatcagttcctgctggagttggcctgccagccggataacattggcattcccctcgcgaatggaggaatgcatggcgtccacagacccagacatttgggccagctgcacatttgtctgctccaaagcgcttgccagccggtttattgcagcagggatttggctcgtggagcggtgtattcgcctcaactgggccgcaatttgtgacatgtgcccagtttgcctgtccatgaacaatgtctgttgctgctggaatgcgccaatagacagcgccatttctctggctgggtccatagtttcaggtgcaggttggtggtgtgatggttcagcagggccaggtgaaacttcctggaggccagacacaggggcatccactgttaccagggtgatggtcgtttgatcctctggctcaggggacatttccaatgactccgcctgaggtggctggtatgaagagggccctgtgtatgaaaaatgacggtaagtatatagtatataataagtttgtatattgcattctgaacactggataggaaagaatattctttagcaactacagattctttcacaatgtttgcattcctgatttctagtcctatgctacctgcttacggatgcacttattatccttttaatacccattatcatttggactgtgtagtacatgctgggttattttgactaaactacatgctataaaaagtggagatgttgcctatagcaaccaatcagattttagctgtcattttgttgaatgcaataaataaagtaaaggtatattctgatgggttactataggcaacatttcagtttagtaaaatgtagcccaaacttctcattgcaaacaattaaaaaaaaaattaaaaaaaattgacagcaacatttgcacagaaaatcaattaactccattatttctatcctaaacagaaatcacgcacctgcttgctcgtctgtgcccgaatctctcgctgaaggtggaggtgtaggtctggcactgggactgaactgcggtcctggcgaatctggatgtattagaaaaagcatacaatgtatttccataaaaaacaatttccaaatatactgtttattgcacaaatgtgtttgcaattttttttttttgctatgagaaaaaaaaaacctttacaaactattagagtcaaaaatacactttgaaaaacaatcaaaaaaaaaaaaacaaataagaaaaaacgtttgcacagAGATAAgaggttttaaaaagaaaaaagcagttttaaaaagaaaaaaggagttttaaaaagaaaaaagcagttttaaaaagaaaaaaggagttttaaaaagaaaaaagcagttttaaaaagaaaaaaggagttttaaaaagaaaaaagcagttttaaaaagaaaaaaggagttttaaaaagaaaaaagcagttttaaaaagaaaaaaggagttttaaaaagaaaaaagcagttttaaaaagaaaaaaggagttttaaaaagaaaaaagcagttttaaaaagaaaaaaggagttttaaaaagaaaaaagcagttttaaaaagaaaaaaggagttttaaaaagaaaaaagcagttttaaaaagaaaaaaggagttttaaaaagaaaaaagcagttttaaaaagaaaaaaggagttttaaaaagaaaaaaacatttaaaatactgttagggtaaaaaaaacaaataactcaccaactacttggccaaaagagggcgaatcggtgtcctgcacatttatgccctctacaatttcagccggcattatctggcgcagctcctcctcgtacgtggtgtactccatacgaagtggggggccaccacccgtgcgccttgtcgacctcctttcctgggccatcttttctttaagcctcctcttaatatcagagaagcgcttgcggcagtgtgccactgtccgcttcagtgggcccaccgcgttcacggcatcacagactctcccccacagttggtgacgccgccttagaggagtccgggctgccaggttccctaggatgacctcgtagcagggaatgatgttgtgcaccaacacacaattctcatcatgtgagaagcgcacattcctccctgtcttggtcttcctgccctgtcctgtctcctcaacctctccctctccctcctctgatccctcaacctccatctccctctcctcagcctgttctcccctcctatctctggacatttttacccagaagacagaaaaacacaaaacactgaaggacttacaaacacaaagaacaaactacactacctacagacacactctccacacagtcacacacaagtaacacagacagaggacaagtcaaatacaaaaaatacaagacagaaaataaatgagaaaataaatgtacaaaacaggaaaaaaccacaggactactcacacttcaatcagatatcgctccaccaatccaccaaacaccaactctcagcaaaccactatcctccaaactcctctcacaaaa
The nucleotide sequence above comes from Mixophyes fleayi isolate aMixFle1 chromosome 6, aMixFle1.hap1, whole genome shotgun sequence. Encoded proteins:
- the LOC142095340 gene encoding uncharacterized protein LOC142095340; translation: MAQERRSTRRTGGGPPLRMEYTTYEEELRQIMPAEIVEGINVQDTDSPSFGQVVDSPGPQFSPSARPTPPPSARDSGTDEQAGPSSYQPPQAESLEMSPEPEDQTTITLVTVDAPVSGLQEVSPGPAEPSHHQPAPETMDPAREMALSIGAFQQQQTLFMDRQTGHMSQIAAQLRRIHRSTSQIPAAINRLASALEQTNVQLAQMSGSVDAMHSSIREGNANVIRLAGQLQQELIARLPAPFSSASTSAASTPTTSLQSTPPRRGARTRGIGCGSDQIILNNHYMGIP